AATGATTATAGAACCCAAACTTCTTTTGGAGCTTACTATGATCAAGCGAGAATTACAAGGAGGCTTGGCTGGGATCCGATTTGGTCAGAAACAGATAACCACTCTTTATTAAGGTATCGATCCATCGAAGAAAAATCTGGTATAACTTTTTTTGATGAAATGGGTTCTTTAGTTGTTATGGCAAAATCGATTACCAATAGAACGAAATCTATTCTTAGACAATGCCAAAAAAAAGAAATTGATGTTCAACGTTTAAATCTTCAGCAAATGAAAGATAGATGGCCTTGTCTTAAAATACCAACTTTAAATGGGGGAGTAGATGGTTTATATGAAGATCAATTAGCCGGTATCATCAATCCTAGAAAGTTGGTACAAGCCCAAAGAATGCTTTTCATAAAAAACGGAGGTGCGATTGTTAAGGGGTCCGTTTCTAAAGTTGAAAAAGATTTGCCGAGTGGCCTTTGGCAAATAAATGTTTGGAAGGATGGGAAATTAAATCGTTTTTATGCTGAAAGAGTGCTTATCGCAGCAGGTTCATTTATTAATTATAATCGAGTGCTTCCAGATGGCATACAATTAGCACTTTATCCTTATACTGAACCGAATCTGCTTTTTGAGATTCAAGATAAAGATTTAATGAACTATGAAAATCTTCCTACCATGATAAGTGTTGATCCAGATGATGTAGGTAATGAAAATGTATCCATTTATCTCGTGCCTCCAATAAAATATCCGGATGGCAAATGGTATATAAGGTTGGGTCCTGGTATGCAGCCGGTTGTTAGACAGCTAAAGTCACTAGAAGATATGAGGCAATGGTATATTCAACAAAAAATAACAGAAGAACAAAAAGACTTTTTGCTTAAAATGCAGCAAGCTTTTCTCCCTTTTTTACAACCAGTTTCTATTAAAGAAGCCTGTTGTATTATTGAAAAAACCCCTTCTCATTATCCTTATATTGGAGCTATAAATGATGATTTAACGCTTCAAGTCGTAACAGGCGGAAATGGTCATGGCGCTAGAGGATCTGATGAAATAGGAAGGCTTGCAGCAAGAGAACTTTTAGAAAAAAAATGGGACTTATGCATAGAAAAAGAATGCTTTACCCCTAAAGTTAAAAACAAGGATGCTCATTGCGAAATGTATACTGCTAAACCACCTTTTGGTCTTTGTTAAGGATTAAATTATGACAAATGTATTGCATCCCAAAATAGTCAAAATTGAAAGTGTTAAAATCTTTTCTCATCATTTAGAAATATCTCACTTAGTGGATGAAGTCTCCTTCTTGACTAAAGTTTTTTACTATGATGTGAATTTGTTGAAACTTCTCGATCAATATAGTAACACATTTTTGAACGCCATTTATGCCCACATAGCTCTTAGTGAAACGTTTAAGTATTGTTCTTTATTTCCAGAATCGATTGATATAAGTGCCATTAGCTCTCATTTAAATGAAAAAACTTTAGAATTTTTTAAGATGGTACTAAAAAAAGGGTATTCACAATGCTTATATGAGAATAATAGAGCGGACTATGACCCAAACTTTATTTTTAAAAATTTGGGAGATAAATTAATACCGTCGCATAAAGCTGCTAATTTTAATGAAACTATAGTTGTAGGTAATGGTGGGGGAAAAGATAGTTTCCTTGCTATGAAAATATTAGAAGCATCCAACTTAAATTACGCAGTTTATCAAT
This DNA window, taken from Candidatus Rubidus massiliensis, encodes the following:
- the soxA gene encoding Monomeric sarcosine oxidase, whose translation is MKESHFEVVVVGAGLFGSAAAKYLSEDVKKVLLIGTDEPLTQNDYRTQTSFGAYYDQARITRRLGWDPIWSETDNHSLLRYRSIEEKSGITFFDEMGSLVVMAKSITNRTKSILRQCQKKEIDVQRLNLQQMKDRWPCLKIPTLNGGVDGLYEDQLAGIINPRKLVQAQRMLFIKNGGAIVKGSVSKVEKDLPSGLWQINVWKDGKLNRFYAERVLIAAGSFINYNRVLPDGIQLALYPYTEPNLLFEIQDKDLMNYENLPTMISVDPDDVGNENVSIYLVPPIKYPDGKWYIRLGPGMQPVVRQLKSLEDMRQWYIQQKITEEQKDFLLKMQQAFLPFLQPVSIKEACCIIEKTPSHYPYIGAINDDLTLQVVTGGNGHGARGSDEIGRLAARELLEKKWDLCIEKECFTPKVKNKDAHCEMYTAKPPFGLC